Part of the Methanothermobacter sp. genome, TAGATAATAACATATTTAATAATTCAGGCAGTGCATTGAAATCATTCATCCCCTTGCGGTTATTCTCTGTAAAATATATTTGTCCCTTTATACCACAATTTAAATAATTTGATTTTCATAGTGATAACATATACAGGATTCTTCAGGACCCGGGGTCCTTGCTGGGGGGATGATGTGGTCATTGATCCGAGAATCTACAAGGAACAGGTTGAGGAACTTGGAGTTGAGGGACTTGAAATAAATCCCTCAAACAGAGAGGAGGCCCTTGAGCTTCTGGGGGAGGTTGCGGGATACATAAAAAACCTTAAGAGGATAAGGTACAATCTCCATATGGACATGAGGATCATCAGAAGGCAGTACCTTGAGAGAATGAGGGACCCCCCGGTGAGGGGAGACCTGCGGAAGAGAAAGAGTATTCTGGATGAAAGAGATGATATCCTCGGTCCATATGAGGGTGTTGACAGGATCATAGATGCCCTCCTTGAGGAGCTGGATGAATCGGCACAGTTTTTAAGGGAATACGCTGGACTTGAGGATACCGGTGTATCCAGTGGTATTGAAGGGTGGTAGAGTTTGATAGAGGTTGAGGTTAAGGCTAAAATTTCCAGCGGGGATGAGGTAAGCGAACGCATAATATCACTTGGTGGGCGCCATGTTTCAGATGAGGAACAGAGCGACGTATACTTCAATGCCCCCCACAGGGACTTTGCAGAGACCGACGAAGCGCTGAGAATAAGAAAAACAGGTGAAAAGACATTCATAACCTACAAGGGCCCCAAAATTGATGATAGGAGCAAGACCAGAAAGGAACTGGAGGTTGAGGTTGCAGACGCTGAAACAGCAGCAGGAATACTTGAGTCCCTTGGATTTCAAAGGGTTAGAGAGGTCTTCAAGGAGAGGAGAACCTACTCACTTGGAGATTTCACCCTATCCATTGACACCGTGAGGGGCCTCGGGAACTACCTTGAAATAGAGAGGGACCTACCTGATGGCAGTGACTACGGGGATGCCCTCAGCGAGATATTTGAGCTCTACAGAAAACTGGGGGTAAGTGGGGGATTTGAGAGAAAATCCTACCTCGAACTTCTTGAGGCTAAAGGTGGATAGATGGATCAGGCATGATTCGGGTAATCTGGGCTTCTTGAGGCTGACGCTGGTTACGCTTCCTGAGCATGGAGGCTGAAAAGCGCCGGAAAACCACAGGCAATTAAAACCAGCACCCCCCGTAACTGCACACCATCTACAGCTGAAAGCGCCAGGACAACCACCAACAGCTAAAAGATGCAGACCGGAAGACGGCTGTACTCTCAAACCTTTTATACTTAAATATCAAATTTAAATAAATGCTAGAGTCTTCATTTTAATAAATCAGTTAAGGTGGTAATCCCTTGAAATACTTCGTCAGTCCCTTCAATAAGGAAGCTGAATTAGAATTTCCTGATAAGATCACGATTTATGACACCACACTCCGCGACGGGGAACAGACCCCGGGCGTATGCCTTGGAACAGAGGAAAAACTTGAAATAGCCAGGAAACTGGATGAACTCGGCATACACCAGATAGAAAGTGGTTTCCCGGTCGTATCAAAGCAGGAAAAGGTTTCAGTAAAGACAATAGCCAATGAGGGCCTCAATGCAGATATACTGGCCCTGAGCAGGACAAAGAAGGAGGACATAGACGTTGCAATTGACTGCGACGTTGATGGCGTCATAACCTTCATGGCCACATCCGACCTCCACCTCAAACACAAACTCAAACTCACAAGGGAGGAGGCCCTCAACGTATGCCTGAACTCCATAGAGTATGCCAAGGACCACGGCCTCTTCCTGGCATTCTCAGCAGAGGACGCCACAAGGACTGACCTGGACTTCCTCAAGCAGATATACATGAAGGCTGAGAGCTACGGGGCAGACAGGGTCCATATAGCAGATACTGTGGGTGCCATAAGCCCCCAGGGAATGGAATACCTTGTAAGAGAACTTCGAAAGGATATAAAAGTGGACATAGCAATGCACTGTCACAATGACTTTGGCATGGCACTCTCAAATTCAATAGCAGGGCTCCTGGCAGGTGGAACCGCAGTTTCAACCACAGTTAACGGTATAGGTGAAAGGGCCGGGAACACCTCCCTTGAGGAGCTCATAATGGCTCTGAGGATAATCTATGACATTGACCTTGGATTCAACATCAGCGTCCTGTATGAGCTTTCAAGGCTTGTTGAGAAACACACCCGCATGAAGGTGCCTGAAAACAAGCCCATAGTTGGAAAGAACGTCTTCAGGCACGAGTCAGGCATACACGTGGACGCCGTGATAGAGGAACCCCTAACATATGAGCCGTTCCTCCCTGAGATGATAGGCCACCAGCGCAAGATAGTCCTGGGCAAACACTCAGGTTGCAGGGCGGTCAAGGCAAAACTTGAGGAGTACGGTATAGAGGTTACAAGGGAGGAACTCTGCAGGATAGTGGAGGAGGTAAAGAAAAACAGGGAGAAGGGGAAATACATTAACGATGAACTCTTCTACAGGATCGTAAGGTCTGTCAGGGGACCTGTTGACTTCTAGGTGGCTGGAATGAACATGAGAGAAGGAATTGAAGGTATCCTCAGATAGTTTTTCAGGTGGTTAAAATGAACATCACAGAGAAGATCCTTGCAGATGCAGCCGGAGTGGATGAGGTCACACCCGGCGAGATAATAGAGGCCAGGGTTGACCTTGCAATGACCCACGACGGCACATCACCCCCAACAATCCGCACATTCAGGGAGATAGCCTCAAGGGGAGGCCCCGACAGGGTATGGGACCCTGAAAGAATAGTTATGGTATTCGACCACAACGTACCACCCAACACAATAGGGGCAGCAGAGTTCCAGAGGGTAACATCTGAATTCGCATCTGAGCAGGGGATAAATAATATCTTCAAGAACGCTGAGGGAATATGCCACCAGGTACTCCCTGAGAAGGGATTTGCACGCCCAGGAATGGTCATAGTGGGTGCAGACTCACACACATGCACATACGGGGCATTCGGCGCATTCGCAACTGGAATGGGAGCCACAGACATGGCAATGGTATTCGCCACAGGAAAAACCTGGTTCATGGTGCCCGAGGCAATGCGCATCGAGGTTACAGGCCAACTGCAGGGTTTCACCACAGCCAAGGATGTTATACTGAAAATCATAGGAGAAATCGGTGTTGACGGGGCAACATACAGGTCAGTGGAGTTCACAGGCAGTACCGTTGATGAAATGGACGTTGCCGGAAGGATGACAATCTGCAACATGGCAGTTGAAATGGGGGCCAAAAACGGTATAATGGAGCCCAGCAGGGAGATAACCCAGTATGTAAAGTCCAGGACAGGGAGAGGCTTCAGGGTTTACCGTTCAGATAAGGACAGCCAGTACGTGGAGGACCACCACTTCGATGTCTCTGACCTCGAACCACAAGTTGCCTGTCCAGATGATGTGGATAACGTGGCACCCGTTCACAGAGTTGAGGGAACCCACATAGACGAGGCATTCCTTGGTTCATGCACAAACGGCCGCTACGAGGACCTCAAAATGGCAGCAGATGTCCTTGGTGATAGAAGGGTCCATGATGATGTGAGGTTCATAGTTGCACCCGCCTCAAGGGAGATCTACCTCAGGGCACTGGAGGATGGGTTAATAGAGACCTTCCTAAGGGCAGGAGCCATAGTCTGCAACCCGGGCTGCGGGCCCTGTCTCGGGGCCCACATGGGAGTCCTGGCTCCAGGAGAGGTTAGCGTAGCCACAACCAACAGGAACTTCAGGGGAAGGATGGGTGACCCATCATCAAAGGTCTACCTGGCCAACCCGGCGGTCGTGGCGGAATCGGCAGTTAAAGGGGTGATCAGCGCACCCGAATAAAATTAATGGGAAGACCCGCATTATGAGGGAGGCAGGAAATGGATGTCAATGTCATGGAGGAGATTGAACGCATCGAGAGGATAATAGGGAGGCTCTCAAACACCCAGAAGATACTGCTATCAACAGATGGCTCGGTAACAAGGATACTTGACGTGCTGAGGGGAACAGTAACCATAAGGACCATAAAACAGGAATTCATACCATCAACTCCAGAAATCGCAGATAAACTCAGGATATCCCCGGGGGAAATGGTTAATCACAGGGTGGTTGTCATAGGAAATAATGAACCCCTGATACACGCAGTATCATACATACCACTATCAAGGCTTGATGATGGCTTCAGAGAGGACCTCATAAGGGCGGATATACCCATAGGGAGGATCTTGAAGAAGCACAGTATAGAATCCCGCAGGGAGATAGAGATCCTTGACATAGAAAGTCCCAGCAGTGAACTCAGGGAAATATTCAAAACAGACTCCCCCATGCTCACAAGGACCTACAACATAATCCACCAGGACGAGGTGCTAATAAGGATAAAGGAGACCTTCCCATTCGACTGGTTCAGGGAAGAATTCCGGTAACGGTGTTTTCATGGGAGTTAAATTAAAGGATATAATATCAGCAGAGAAGATAAGACTTGATGATCTCAGGGGACGCACCGTTGCAGTTGATGCAGCTAACAGCATATACCAGTTCCTCTCAAGCATAAGACAGAGGGATGGAACACCCCTCATGGACTCAGAGGGGCGGGTGACATCCCACCTCAGCGGAATACTCTACAGGACAGCGGCAGTGATGGAGAGGGATATAAGGGTGGCCTATGTCTTTGATGGGAAATCCCATCACCTCAAGGGCGAAACAGTAACAAGGCGTATTGAAACCCGGAAGAAGTCTGAAGTGGAATGGAGGAGGGCCCTTGAGGAGGGGGACATCGAGAGGGCAAGGAAGTATGCTGTGAGGTCCTCGAGGATGTCACAGGATATAGTTGAAAGTTCCAAAAGGCTCCTTGAACTCCTCGGGATACCATACGTTCAGGCACCTGGAGAAGGCGAGGCACAGGCATCATTCATTGTCAGGAGGGGTGATGCCTGGGCAGTGGCATCCCAGGACTACGACTGCCTCCTCTTCGGAGCCCCCAGGGTCGTTAGAAACCTCACACTCAGCGGAAAACTGGAAGAACCAGAGATAATTGAACTGGAATCTGCCCTCAGGAATCTTTCAATCACCCATGAACAGCTCGTGGACCTGGCACTCCTCGTTGGCACAGACTTCAATGATGGAATAAAGGGGATAGGTGCAAGGAGGGGACTCAAACTCATAAAGGAAAAGGGTGACGTATTCAGTGTAATTGAGGAGGTTGATGGGGACATCGGAGGCGACCCCGACGTCCTAAGGGGGATATTCCTTGAACCTGACGTGACCGGGGACTATGAACTGAAATGGAGGAAACCTGATAGGGATGGGGTCATAGATTTCCTCTGCGGCGAGCATGGCTTCTCAGAGGAAAGGGTAATGGCGGCCCTTAAAAAAATTGAAGGTGCTTCATTCACACAGAAAAGCCTTGAGGACTGGTTCTAAGGATCATGGACTCCACTAGATGTGGGTATATGTACTAGTGGAGTGTCACTGGACTGGTTCTAAAATCATGAACTCCACTCCCGCAGATCATCGGCTGATGGTTCATATAGGAATCCCCTTTCCCTGCAAAATTCGATCAGCCTCCTGTAGGAAGGGTGGGATGAGAGGGTGCCGGTATCACCTATTATTATAAGCTTGCGCCTTGCCCTTGTAAGTGAAACATTGAGCCTCCTGAGATCCCTGAGGAAACCTATGTTACCTTCACTGTTACTTCTAACCATTGAGATGATGATGACCTCCCTCTCACGCCCCTGGAAACCATCCACACTGTTAACCTCAACACCTGTCATGGAGGATATCAGGTCCACCTGGTCATCGTAGGGTGTTATTATACCGATCTCCTCTTCTTTCACACCCATCCCCATGAGTGCACCAGCGATTATAACTGCAAGGTCCGCCTCAAGGGGGTTCTGAATTGACGTTGAGCCCTTCAGCCTCCTCTCACCCACCCCAACCCTTGAGGTATCAATAAAGAGGACAGGGTCCCTTTCTGCAATTTTCCTGTGTGGCATGGAGTCAGGGATTTCAGCGGATATAACCTCCAGTATTGAAATTTCCCTAAGGGAGGAGTGGGCCCTTATCCTTCCCCCATAGAACTCCCTGTTTGGGAACTCCATTATGGCAGGGTTCATACGGTACTGGCAGTTCAGCATCCATGAATTCTCAGGGTATGACCCTATGAGCTCCTCAAAGAGGGTAGCCTCCAGTTCAGAGGCCTCAGGGTTCAGTATGGTTGGTGGAAGCTGCCGGTGGTCCCCTGCCAGCACGAACCTTGGTGCACGTGAGAGTGGTATGAGTATGCTGGGGATTGTGGCCTGGGATGCCTCGTCGACAATTGCAACATCAAACTTCACATTATCTATGTACTCTAGGGCCGCAGATGAGTTGGTTGCAAGGACAACCTGGCTGTTACGGATTATCCTGTCAACGATTTCAACTTCAACCTCCTGCATCTTCCTGTGGAGTTCATCTATCTGCTGGTTGACCTCTATCCAGCGGGCCATGGATATCATCACATTGGGGGATATTCCCCGGGCGCCCCTCCTCTTTGTGGCGTTGATCATTATCTGACTGTCTGTAAGCCCCCTGCGCAGCTGGGGGGTGGGTTTATGGTGCCTTTCACGCTCCTCAATGAGCCTTTCAATCCTCTCCTGGTATTCGAGGACCCTTCTGTAGTCGGGGTGGTTCTCAAGTTTATATGCAAGTGTCTCCTGCAGGTTGGTCCTGGAGACCCTCTGGGGGTGTCCGAGACGGACACACCTCAGATGACCTGCGATTCCCTCAAGGAGGTTATCAACTGCAGCGTTGCTCTCAGCCGTCACCAGGACACGGTTACCCCTCCTGACCTCCTGCCTTATGAGTTCATGGAGTGTACGGGTCTTCCCTGTACCGAAGGGCCCGTGTATAAGGAAGAAGTCATCTGACCCCAGGGCCCTCATTATAGCCTCCCTCTGGGACCTGTTGAGTTCAGAGTCCACGGGTTCAAATTCAACAATCTGGTGACCAGATGGCTTTTCATCTCCCAGAAGAAACCTTAAAACCCTGAACACATTCCTTCCTGCACCCCTGAGGTTATCTATCATCCTCTGGAAGGTTATGTCATTGGCGTAGAGGTCCACCCTTACGTTCCTCAGGGCCCAGCGGGGGACATTTTCAAGTGCCACCACAATGAAGCGTTTACCCTTCGCCGCCACGGTACCTGTTAGGTCACTTTTGAGGGGGTTTCCACGGCTTATCAGGACAAGGTCACCCACCGATATCTGGGTATCTATGGGTTCCCTCCTCCCGTATTTCACGAGATGGAATCCAAGTTCACGCCCGGTTACCTTACCGTTAAGGCCATTTATGGCCCTCCCTATTCTTTCACGCTTCTGGGGGGACAGTCTCCTTATCTCGTTCATCATGGCGTTTATCTCTGCCTCCCTCTCCATCTCAACAAGTTTAATGAGCCTCTTTATATATGATTTCACACTGATAGTATCCACCCCAGACTTACGTTAGTATCTCATTATCTTCATTAACATGATTTTCCAGGATTCACCTAGAATGGGGGGTATTCCCCGAAGAATTCCCTGGCGTATCTCCTTGCGGTTTCAACCTGCTCTGGGTATTTTCTACTAAGACGCTCCTCCAGTTCTTCACGGGTCTCTGATGAGGCAACGGTTTTCAGGAAATTCACGTAAACCTCGAGACCATCAACTTCGTCCTCTGGTCCCCTTAAACAGGGCATCTCAATGGTCAGGCAGATGTCCTCACGTCTGAAGAGTTTCTTGCGTATGTGGGGTGATACAGACCCTATCAGAACACCCTTCTCCAGTTCTATGAGGGGAGGGACACCATCCATGCTCCTCCTTGAGGGATCCGTTAATCTGCTGTAGCTCTCCTCCCTGTAGCAGTGGGCCTCCAGGTATGTTGATGGCTGGTACTTCTCTATGAGTCCTATTATCTCCATTCCCTGCTGGCTCCTGTAATAATTGGGGTCGAGTGTGCTCATGTACTCTGTGGGGTTGCAGCTGTATATTATCAGTTTCCCCCTCCGGATGTCATTGAAACCAAGCTTCCTGAGGGCTCTTATAGCTGTGAGGCCTTCCTTTCCATGCACACCACCAACAAAGAGTCTTACAGGACCTCTGCCCTTATCTATCATCCTGAAGAAACCCAAGTTCTTCCTCCTATGTCCCCTCTTCCCAGTTTTCAAGGTACCTTATCTGTTTCTCTGTCAGTTCATCGATCTGGATTCCCATGGCCTCCAGTTTCATCTCCGCAACCCGAATGTCTATTTCATCAGGGGCCCTGTAGACGCCGGGTTCAGGTTTTTCAGTGAGGAGATATCTTGCTGATAGTGCCTGCATTGCAAAGCTCATGTCCATTATCTCTGCTGGGTGGCCCTGACCCCTCTCTGAGGCGAGGTTCACAAGTCTCCCCTCGGCAAGGAGGTATAATTTGCGCCCATCAGGCATGATGAAGACCTCTATGTCCTCCTTAACCAGTCTTTTCTCCCCTGATAACCTTTCAAGGTCCTCCCTGTTTATTTCAACGTTGAAGTGGCCTGCATTTGCCATCACACAGCCGTCCTTCATGTTCATGAAGTCATCACCCGCAACCACATCAGTGTTTCCTGTTGCAGTTACCAGTATATCTGCATGTTTAACGGCCTCTGAGACCCTCATAACCCTGAATCCATCCATACGGGCCTCAAGTGCCCTTATGGGGTTAACCTCGGTTACTATGACATTCGCGCCAAGACCCTGGGCCCTCAGGGCTATTCCGCGCCCGCACCAACCATAGCCACACACCACAACGGTTTTGCCTGCTATGAGCATGTTGGTGGTTCCCATTATGGAGTCAAATGTGGACTGGCCGGTCCCATAGCGGTTGTCGAATAGGTACTTTGTGTAGGCGTCGTTCACGGCCATCACGGGAAATTCGAGGGCACCATCGGCTGCCATGGCCTTTAGTCGGTGTATACCTGTTGTTGTCTCCTCACAGGCACCTATTATTCCATCAAGGAGTTCCCTCCTTTCCCTGTGTACCAGGAATATCATGTCTGCCCCGTCGTCTATGAGGATGTCAGGTTCATGGTCCAGGACACGGTGTATGTTTTCATAGTACTCCTCATTGGTTTCACCGCGCCAGGCGTACATGTTAAGGCCCATTTTTGCTCCAGCGGCGGCTGCATCGTCCTGGGTTGATAGGGGGTTGCATCCTGTCATGGCAACCTCTGCACCGCCTGCCAGGAGGGTGAGTCCCAGGTTTATGGTTTTTGGTTCTATATGGAGGCATGATGCTACTGTGATCCCCTCGAATGGTTTTTCCTCTGAGAAGTCCCTCTTGATCCTTTCAAGTACAGGCAT contains:
- the cyaB gene encoding class IV adenylate cyclase; amino-acid sequence: MIEVEVKAKISSGDEVSERIISLGGRHVSDEEQSDVYFNAPHRDFAETDEALRIRKTGEKTFITYKGPKIDDRSKTRKELEVEVADAETAAGILESLGFQRVREVFKERRTYSLGDFTLSIDTVRGLGNYLEIERDLPDGSDYGDALSEIFELYRKLGVSGGFERKSYLELLEAKGG
- a CDS encoding homocitrate synthase family protein, which codes for MKYFVSPFNKEAELEFPDKITIYDTTLRDGEQTPGVCLGTEEKLEIARKLDELGIHQIESGFPVVSKQEKVSVKTIANEGLNADILALSRTKKEDIDVAIDCDVDGVITFMATSDLHLKHKLKLTREEALNVCLNSIEYAKDHGLFLAFSAEDATRTDLDFLKQIYMKAESYGADRVHIADTVGAISPQGMEYLVRELRKDIKVDIAMHCHNDFGMALSNSIAGLLAGGTAVSTTVNGIGERAGNTSLEELIMALRIIYDIDLGFNISVLYELSRLVEKHTRMKVPENKPIVGKNVFRHESGIHVDAVIEEPLTYEPFLPEMIGHQRKIVLGKHSGCRAVKAKLEEYGIEVTREELCRIVEEVKKNREKGKYINDELFYRIVRSVRGPVDF
- the hacA gene encoding homoaconitase large subunit; translation: MNITEKILADAAGVDEVTPGEIIEARVDLAMTHDGTSPPTIRTFREIASRGGPDRVWDPERIVMVFDHNVPPNTIGAAEFQRVTSEFASEQGINNIFKNAEGICHQVLPEKGFARPGMVIVGADSHTCTYGAFGAFATGMGATDMAMVFATGKTWFMVPEAMRIEVTGQLQGFTTAKDVILKIIGEIGVDGATYRSVEFTGSTVDEMDVAGRMTICNMAVEMGAKNGIMEPSREITQYVKSRTGRGFRVYRSDKDSQYVEDHHFDVSDLEPQVACPDDVDNVAPVHRVEGTHIDEAFLGSCTNGRYEDLKMAADVLGDRRVHDDVRFIVAPASREIYLRALEDGLIETFLRAGAIVCNPGCGPCLGAHMGVLAPGEVSVATTNRNFRGRMGDPSSKVYLANPAVVAESAVKGVISAPE
- a CDS encoding chorismate pyruvate-lyase family protein, with the translated sequence MDVNVMEEIERIERIIGRLSNTQKILLSTDGSVTRILDVLRGTVTIRTIKQEFIPSTPEIADKLRISPGEMVNHRVVVIGNNEPLIHAVSYIPLSRLDDGFREDLIRADIPIGRILKKHSIESRREIEILDIESPSSELREIFKTDSPMLTRTYNIIHQDEVLIRIKETFPFDWFREEFR
- the fen gene encoding flap endonuclease-1, whose protein sequence is MGVKLKDIISAEKIRLDDLRGRTVAVDAANSIYQFLSSIRQRDGTPLMDSEGRVTSHLSGILYRTAAVMERDIRVAYVFDGKSHHLKGETVTRRIETRKKSEVEWRRALEEGDIERARKYAVRSSRMSQDIVESSKRLLELLGIPYVQAPGEGEAQASFIVRRGDAWAVASQDYDCLLFGAPRVVRNLTLSGKLEEPEIIELESALRNLSITHEQLVDLALLVGTDFNDGIKGIGARRGLKLIKEKGDVFSVIEEVDGDIGGDPDVLRGIFLEPDVTGDYELKWRKPDRDGVIDFLCGEHGFSEERVMAALKKIEGASFTQKSLEDWF
- a CDS encoding IGHMBP2 family helicase codes for the protein MKSYIKRLIKLVEMEREAEINAMMNEIRRLSPQKRERIGRAINGLNGKVTGRELGFHLVKYGRREPIDTQISVGDLVLISRGNPLKSDLTGTVAAKGKRFIVVALENVPRWALRNVRVDLYANDITFQRMIDNLRGAGRNVFRVLRFLLGDEKPSGHQIVEFEPVDSELNRSQREAIMRALGSDDFFLIHGPFGTGKTRTLHELIRQEVRRGNRVLVTAESNAAVDNLLEGIAGHLRCVRLGHPQRVSRTNLQETLAYKLENHPDYRRVLEYQERIERLIEERERHHKPTPQLRRGLTDSQIMINATKRRGARGISPNVMISMARWIEVNQQIDELHRKMQEVEVEIVDRIIRNSQVVLATNSSAALEYIDNVKFDVAIVDEASQATIPSILIPLSRAPRFVLAGDHRQLPPTILNPEASELEATLFEELIGSYPENSWMLNCQYRMNPAIMEFPNREFYGGRIRAHSSLREISILEVISAEIPDSMPHRKIAERDPVLFIDTSRVGVGERRLKGSTSIQNPLEADLAVIIAGALMGMGVKEEEIGIITPYDDQVDLISSMTGVEVNSVDGFQGREREVIIISMVRSNSEGNIGFLRDLRRLNVSLTRARRKLIIIGDTGTLSSHPSYRRLIEFCRERGFLYEPSADDLREWSS
- a CDS encoding DUF2119 domain-containing protein, which codes for MGFFRMIDKGRGPVRLFVGGVHGKEGLTAIRALRKLGFNDIRRGKLIIYSCNPTEYMSTLDPNYYRSQQGMEIIGLIEKYQPSTYLEAHCYREESYSRLTDPSRRSMDGVPPLIELEKGVLIGSVSPHIRKKLFRREDICLTIEMPCLRGPEDEVDGLEVYVNFLKTVASSETREELEERLSRKYPEQVETARRYAREFFGEYPPF
- the ahcY gene encoding adenosylhomocysteinase, coding for MPYNVKDISLAPQGKKKIQWVQEHMPVLERIKRDFSEEKPFEGITVASCLHIEPKTINLGLTLLAGGAEVAMTGCNPLSTQDDAAAAGAKMGLNMYAWRGETNEEYYENIHRVLDHEPDILIDDGADMIFLVHRERRELLDGIIGACEETTTGIHRLKAMAADGALEFPVMAVNDAYTKYLFDNRYGTGQSTFDSIMGTTNMLIAGKTVVVCGYGWCGRGIALRAQGLGANVIVTEVNPIRALEARMDGFRVMRVSEAVKHADILVTATGNTDVVAGDDFMNMKDGCVMANAGHFNVEINREDLERLSGEKRLVKEDIEVFIMPDGRKLYLLAEGRLVNLASERGQGHPAEIMDMSFAMQALSARYLLTEKPEPGVYRAPDEIDIRVAEMKLEAMGIQIDELTEKQIRYLENWEEGT